CTCCATGAAACAGGAGATAATGCTCGATTGCCTAAGAAGAATAGGTGGCATCGAAACAGAACTCAGAGCCCCTTTGATTGGAAATGATTTCAATTATCGCCTGAGGGCACAGTTTAAGGTCTCAAAGGAGGGACAAATAGGGTTTTATAAAGAAGCAAGTAGAGATGTAGTTCCGATAGATAACTGCCTGCTTATGGACGATAGGATAAATGAGGCACTTGGGAATCTTAAGAAGTGTAATTTATCAGGCATAAAAGAGATTCATATAACATGCGGGGATAAGCTGATTGCACTTATAAAAGGCATGGGCTTTAATGAGGCACTTTCAGAGGAATTTATAGGTGTCGGGTTTTCAGGCATTGCCTTTGACGATTACAAATGGCGTGGGGCCGGTTATACGAGCTTTGACCTTCGTGGTTTGACATATTCTGTTTCTCCATGGACATTCCTTCAGAGCAATTGGGCATTGAATACTCAGGCAGTAGAGTTGATTGTAAATGAGATCGAGCCGATTACCGGTCAAACTATAATCGACCTTTATTCGGGTGCTGGAAACCTCTCTTTACCCCTTGCCAGAGACAGCCATGAGGTCGTTGCAATAGAGGAAAACCCATATGCAATCAAAGATGGTAAAAGAAACCTCGAGATAAATAACATCCAGAATTTCAGGTTCCTCAAAAGCGATTGGACCACCATAGAGAAAGGCAAAGCCGTAGATATAGTCATACTTGACCCTCCAAGGATTGGGCTTACCGATAAGGTCATAAAGATGCTCCGAGAGATTTCGCCTCAGAGAATAGTTTATGTCTCATGCAACCCAGCAACACTCGCAAGGGACCTCAAGAGATTAAACGGCAAATACAGGCTCGACTCTATAAGGCTGATGGATTTCTTCCCCCATACATACCATATCGAGTCCTTAACCTTTCTGAGCCTTGCTAATGAGCACCGTGTATCAGGACAGGCAGACATCTAACGCATACGAACTTTTCTTCGCCTTCATGTATGCACCTGAGATAAACCCTTTGGGCATCCTCTACGCCACATACAAAACATTTTGCTTTCATCTTATCTCTCCAGTTCGTTTATTTCTTTTACAATCTTTTCAGGGTCGATATTGTGCATCATGGCTCCAAAGGCAATCGACTCTACCCTGATGCCAGGACATGTAAAACAT
This genomic stretch from Nitrospirota bacterium harbors:
- a CDS encoding class I SAM-dependent RNA methyltransferase; amino-acid sequence: MQLKADCPVYGGYVIVRDEGVVFVKGAIPEEVVEVSVIEKKKDYSIAVVLDVIEPSPFRVRPPCLHFGLCGGCQFQFISYEKQVSMKQEIMLDCLRRIGGIETELRAPLIGNDFNYRLRAQFKVSKEGQIGFYKEASRDVVPIDNCLLMDDRINEALGNLKKCNLSGIKEIHITCGDKLIALIKGMGFNEALSEEFIGVGFSGIAFDDYKWRGAGYTSFDLRGLTYSVSPWTFLQSNWALNTQAVELIVNEIEPITGQTIIDLYSGAGNLSLPLARDSHEVVAIEENPYAIKDGKRNLEINNIQNFRFLKSDWTTIEKGKAVDIVILDPPRIGLTDKVIKMLREISPQRIVYVSCNPATLARDLKRLNGKYRLDSIRLMDFFPHTYHIESLTFLSLANEHRVSGQADI
- a CDS encoding DUF1858 domain-containing protein; amino-acid sequence: MVTEKKLVTKDSIIGDVIKDNPEAAKIIEKYFGGGCFTCPGIRVESIAFGAMMHNIDPEKIVKEINELER